A genomic region of Sphingobium sp. HWE2-09 contains the following coding sequences:
- a CDS encoding LL-diaminopimelate aminotransferase, producing the protein MSEEFYRMKRLPPYVIAEVNGMRAAARAAGEDIIDLGMGNPDLPPPDHVIEKLIEVAKKPDAHGYSQSKGIPGLRKAQANYYGRRFGVEVDPETEVVVTMGSKEGLASLATAITAPGDVVLAPNPSYPIHMFGFILAGATIRSVPTTPDEQYFRSLDRAMAFTVPRPSILVVNYPSNPTAETVDLAFYERLVAWAKENKVWVLSDLAYSELYYNGNPTPSILQVPGAKDIAIEFTSLSKTYSMAGWRIGFAVGNKQLIAAMSRVKSYLDYGAFTPIQAAACAALNGPQDIVEKNRQLYHKRRDVLVESFGRAGWDIPAPPASMFAWAPLPPALKDMGSLEFSKQLLTHAKVAVAPGVGYGEDGEGYVRIAMVENEQRLRQAARNIKQYLKSMGVNTPAKGAA; encoded by the coding sequence ATGTCCGAAGAATTTTACCGCATGAAGCGCCTGCCGCCCTATGTCATCGCCGAAGTCAACGGTATGCGGGCTGCGGCGCGGGCCGCGGGTGAGGATATTATCGACCTGGGCATGGGCAATCCCGACCTGCCGCCGCCCGACCATGTGATCGAAAAGCTGATCGAAGTGGCGAAGAAGCCCGATGCCCATGGCTATTCCCAGTCGAAGGGCATTCCCGGCCTTCGCAAGGCGCAGGCCAATTATTATGGCCGCCGTTTCGGCGTCGAGGTGGACCCGGAAACCGAAGTCGTCGTGACCATGGGGTCGAAGGAAGGGCTGGCCAGCCTTGCCACCGCGATTACCGCGCCGGGCGATGTCGTGCTGGCCCCCAATCCCAGCTACCCCATTCATATGTTCGGCTTCATCCTGGCGGGCGCCACCATCCGGTCGGTCCCCACCACGCCGGACGAGCAATATTTCCGGTCGCTCGACCGCGCCATGGCCTTCACCGTGCCGCGCCCGTCGATCCTGGTGGTCAACTATCCGTCCAACCCGACGGCCGAGACGGTGGACCTGGCCTTTTACGAACGGCTGGTCGCCTGGGCGAAGGAGAATAAGGTCTGGGTCTTGTCCGACCTCGCCTATTCCGAACTCTATTATAACGGCAACCCGACGCCCTCCATCCTCCAGGTGCCGGGCGCCAAGGATATTGCGATCGAGTTCACCTCGCTCAGCAAGACATACTCCATGGCAGGCTGGCGCATCGGCTTTGCGGTCGGCAACAAGCAGTTGATCGCGGCGATGAGCAGGGTGAAATCCTATCTCGACTATGGCGCCTTCACGCCAATTCAGGCGGCGGCCTGCGCGGCGCTCAACGGGCCGCAGGATATCGTGGAAAAGAACCGCCAGCTCTATCACAAGCGCCGCGACGTGCTGGTGGAAAGTTTCGGCCGCGCCGGGTGGGACATCCCCGCCCCGCCAGCATCGATGTTCGCCTGGGCACCGTTGCCGCCTGCGCTCAAGGACATGGGCAGCCTGGAATTTTCCAAGCAGTTGCTCACCCATGCCAAGGTCGCGGTCGCACCGGGCGTTGGTTATGGGGAGGATGGCGAAGGCTATGTCCGCATCGCCATGGTCGAAAATGAGCAGCGGCTGCGGCAGGCGGCGCGCAATATTAAGCAGTATCTCAAGTCCATGGGCGTCAATACGCCCGCCAAGGGCGCGGCCTGA
- a CDS encoding DUF2721 domain-containing protein, protein MIPLPQVSQVAQTIQLALAPVFLLAGIGAFLNVCVSRLARIIDRARDVERSILTTRGKEHDRKVAEIRVLDRRMSVVNSAIFLSVASACAVCLVVILLFAGNLFGAHLGTPIAVLFSLAMMLQAGGFATFIQEIRLASKIIHIRNEVLYHKADAEEADAAVDAMS, encoded by the coding sequence ATGATCCCCCTGCCACAAGTCTCTCAGGTCGCGCAGACCATCCAGCTGGCGCTGGCGCCGGTGTTCCTGCTGGCGGGCATTGGCGCGTTCCTCAATGTCTGCGTCAGCCGCCTGGCGCGCATCATCGATCGGGCGCGCGATGTGGAGCGGTCGATCCTGACGACGCGCGGCAAGGAGCATGACCGCAAGGTCGCGGAAATCCGCGTGCTGGACCGGCGGATGAGCGTCGTCAACAGCGCCATCTTCCTGTCGGTCGCATCGGCCTGCGCGGTCTGCCTGGTCGTCATCCTGTTGTTTGCGGGCAATCTGTTCGGGGCGCATCTGGGCACGCCGATCGCGGTCCTGTTCAGCTTAGCGATGATGCTGCAGGCGGGCGGTTTTGCGACCTTCATCCAGGAAATCCGGCTGGCGTCGAAGATCATCCATATCCGCAACGAAGTCCTGTATCACAAGGCCGACGCCGAAGAGGCGGACGCGGCCGTCGACGCGATGTCATGA
- a CDS encoding (2Fe-2S)-binding protein gives MTRFTVNDRPVQYRMDPDTPLLWALRDASNLTGTKYGCGTGDCGACTVDIDGEAVRSCQVTIGKTEGRFVTTIEALSPDRGHPVQQAFAADNVSQCGYCIAGMIMAASVLLRRTNDPSDEDIDAAITNICRCGIYPRLRGAIKRAGRIMRGEDDASGDQVAPAPPPGITPEDAARTVPALGRPAQPKR, from the coding sequence ATGACCCGCTTCACCGTCAACGACCGGCCGGTCCAATATCGCATGGACCCGGATACGCCGCTGCTGTGGGCGCTACGCGATGCGTCGAACCTGACCGGCACCAAATATGGGTGCGGCACCGGGGATTGCGGCGCCTGCACCGTCGATATCGATGGGGAGGCGGTGCGATCCTGCCAAGTGACGATCGGCAAGACCGAAGGGCGCTTCGTCACCACGATCGAAGCCTTGTCGCCCGATCGCGGTCATCCGGTGCAACAGGCCTTTGCCGCCGACAATGTGTCGCAATGCGGTTACTGCATCGCCGGCATGATCATGGCGGCGTCGGTGCTGCTGCGCCGGACCAACGATCCGAGCGACGAAGATATCGACGCGGCGATCACCAATATCTGCCGCTGCGGCATCTATCCCCGGCTGCGCGGGGCGATCAAGCGGGCGGGGCGGATCATGCGCGGGGAAGACGACGCCAGCGGCGACCAGGTCGCGCCCGCGCCGCCGCCCGGCATCACCCCGGAAGATGCGGCGCGGACCGTTCCGGCGCTGGGTCGTCCTGCTCAGCCGAAGCGGTAG
- a CDS encoding DODA-type extradiol aromatic ring-opening family dioxygenase has product MTQPTLFIPHGGGPCFFMDPADPDHPHSDPMWHPMQDYLAGLIASLPERPRAILLVSGHWEEAAFTLHVGDHPPLLFDYYNFPPHTYRLSWDAPGAPDLARRAASLLQQAGFATAQEAARGRDHGVFIPMKVALPDADIPVAQLSLRHDLDPAAHIAAGRALAPLRDEGVLIVGSGMSFHNLRVRGPQAIDSSTQWDEALTAAVTDPDPQARAARVAAWADLPNARFAHPREEHLLPLMVALGAGGDAVATRDHSSTVMGWAVSGYRFG; this is encoded by the coding sequence ATGACCCAGCCCACCCTCTTCATCCCCCATGGCGGCGGTCCCTGTTTCTTCATGGACCCGGCCGACCCGGATCATCCCCATAGCGACCCGATGTGGCACCCGATGCAGGATTATCTGGCGGGTCTGATCGCCAGCCTGCCCGAACGGCCCCGCGCCATCCTGCTGGTATCGGGCCATTGGGAGGAAGCCGCCTTCACCCTGCATGTCGGCGACCATCCGCCGCTGCTGTTCGACTATTATAATTTTCCGCCGCACACCTACAGGCTGAGCTGGGACGCGCCGGGCGCGCCCGATCTGGCGCGCCGTGCCGCCAGCCTGTTGCAGCAAGCCGGTTTCGCCACGGCGCAGGAAGCGGCGCGCGGCAGGGACCATGGCGTCTTCATCCCCATGAAGGTGGCGTTGCCCGACGCGGACATCCCCGTCGCCCAATTGTCGCTGCGCCACGACCTCGACCCCGCCGCCCATATCGCCGCCGGTCGCGCGCTTGCGCCGCTGCGTGATGAGGGCGTGCTGATCGTCGGATCGGGCATGAGCTTCCACAATCTGCGCGTACGCGGCCCGCAAGCAATCGATTCATCGACCCAGTGGGACGAAGCGTTGACGGCGGCGGTGACCGATCCTGATCCGCAGGCGCGCGCCGCCCGCGTCGCCGCCTGGGCGGATCTGCCGAACGCCCGCTTCGCCCATCCACGCGAGGAGCATCTGCTGCCGTTGATGGTGGCGCTGGGCGCTGGCGGCGATGCCGTCGCAACCCGCGACCATAGCAGCACGGTCATGGGCTGGGCGGTGTCGGGCTACCGCTTCGGCTGA